One segment of Rosa chinensis cultivar Old Blush chromosome 6, RchiOBHm-V2, whole genome shotgun sequence DNA contains the following:
- the LOC112169114 gene encoding UPF0481 protein At3g47200, with amino-acid sequence MEGINYRAANDIENPYSELETSILEELDSLSSLSPSRCIYRVPDALRRVREKAYTPRVVSIGPLHHGNEAFKAMEEHKKRYLKHFIGRRNLSLKDYIRKIKDQETKLRSCYAETVDFKSDEFVRIILVDAIFIIEFLYRSWYPNLVDENDCIFGKARLIQGVWPDLLMLENQLPFFILEDLFDPRDFPVPSPSKVSTGNIDRLSIIFLSHWFLNEYAIQMEEREDQLKKICSSKVQVQHFLDLLRALYIGPAELVLKRQQVEKPKTVTAPNITELHRAGIKFKEGSTTDLLDIHFIGGILEIPKLKVWDDTEIIFRNLVAFELCNDLEYYISDYVSIIDSFVNTSEDVELLVKYGLVENMLGDNSQLSTMINSLAAGVELIPSEFYYASLCEDLSKYCSSKWHRSRANLKQNYFNTPWRTTSVIAAAVLLILTFIQTVCSALSIA; translated from the coding sequence ATGGAAGGAATCAATTATCGAGCTGCTAATGACATAGAAAACCCGTACAGTGAATTAGAAACTTCGATACTCGAGGAGTTGGATAGCTTGTCTTCCCTGTCCCCTTCGCGTTGTATCTACAGAGTTCCCGATGCACTACGGCGTGTACGTGAGAAGGCCTACACCCCTCGTGTAGTATCCATAGGTCCACTTCACCATGGAAATGAAGCCTTCAAAGCCATGGAAGAACATAAAAAGAGGTACCTAAAACATTTTATAGGTCGGAGAAATTTAAGCTTGAAGGattatataaggaaaataaaggACCAAGAGACAAAACTGCGAAGTTGTTACGCGGAGACAGTTGACTTCAAAAGTGATGAATTTGTGAGAATCATCCTTGTTGATGCCATCTTCATCATTGAGTTCTTATATAGGTCCTGGTACCCTAATTTAGTTGATGAGAATGACTGCATATTTGGAAAAGCAAGGTTAATACAAGGTGTATGGCCGGACTTGTTGATGCTTGAAAATCAGCTGCCATTTTTTATTCTTGAGGACCTTTTCGACCCAAGAGATTTTCCAGTCCCTAGCCCTTCTAAAGTGAGTACTGGCAATATTGACAGACTTTcaataatttttctctctcactGGTTCTTAAATGAGTATGCAATACAAATGGAGGAAAGGGAAGACCAATTGAAGAAAATATGCTCTTCCAAAGTACAAGTACAACATTTTCTTGATCTCTTAAGGGCGTTATACATAGGACCTGCGGAATTAGTCTTGAAACGGCAACAAGTTGAAAAACCCAAAACTGTGACTGCACCCAACATTACAGAGCTACATCGCGCAGGAATCAAGTTTAAGGAGGGATCAACTACAGACTTACTTGACATACATTTTATTGGTGGGATTCTAGAAATTCCAAAATTAAAAGTGTGGGATGACACCGAAATCATATTTAGAAATTTAGTGGCTTTTGAACTGTGCAATGACTTGGAGTATTACATAAGTGACTATGTTAGCATTATCGATTCTTTTGTGAACACCTCAGAGGATGTGGAATTGCTAGTTAAGTATGGACTTGTTGAAAATATGCTCGGTGACAACAGTCAGCTGTCTACTATGATTAACAGCCTTGCAGCTGGTGTTGAGCTTATCCCCTCTGAATTCTATTATGCTAGTCTTTGTGAAGATCTGAGCAAGTACTGCAGTTCAAAGTGGCACAGAAGTAGGGCAAATTTGAAACAAAATTATTTCAACACTCCTTGGCGTACTACGTCCGTCATTGCTGCTGCTGTTCTGCTCATACTCACTTTCATTCAAACAGTATGCTCTGCTCTCTCTATTGCTTAA
- the LOC112169730 gene encoding DNA glycosylase/AP lyase ROS1 has translation MQMFEDHAFSGNPIDVPRGWIWDLPRRPVYFGTSVTSIFRGLSTEGIQYCFWRGYVCVRGFDRSTRAPKPLITRLHFPQSKMTKAKNEE, from the exons ATGCAGATGTTTGAAGATCATGCTTTTAGTGGCAACCCAATTGATGTTCCAAGGGGATGGATATGGGATTTACCAAGACGACCTGTGTACTTTGGAACTTCTGTAACATCAATATTCAGAG GTCTATCAACAGAGGGGATCCAGTACTGCTTTTGGAGAG GATATGTTTGTGTAAGGGGCTTTGACAGAAGTACAAGAGCGCCAAAACCCTTAATCACAAGATTGCACTTTCCTCAAAGCAAGATGACGAAGGCCAAAAATGAAGAGTGA